Below is a window of Neofelis nebulosa isolate mNeoNeb1 chromosome 8, mNeoNeb1.pri, whole genome shotgun sequence DNA.
tctttctcatttaagcctcacacCAGCCTATTTCACTGGTATGGAATTAGAAGATCCAAGAGTTGGGTAAATTGTCTCAGTCACCTGAGTGGTGACGCCAGGAACAGGAACCTAGATCATCAGATTCCGGGGCTAACGACCTTCCCGCAACACTAAGCCGACTTGCTATATCTCACTATTGTGAGATTATTATTACAATCGCAGGGATCACACCATGCGCAAACACATTCAATTGTTCTTAATCCTTAGCAGTGCCTATTACCTCTCTTACAACACCCCTCTGTCGGCCTTACCCTGATCTGTTTTGCCCCTTCGTAAGTTTCCTACCTCCCCCTAGCGGTCTGGTGTATTTCTACGATGTCAAGCAATAGGACTTCCTTCCaagccattttctttctccttaaaggTGCAAAAAGTTAACCTCACAAGCGCAGCTTAAAAAAACTCCACGACAGTGTGATGCTACTTCAACCAGGCTCATTTCATCCTCCCGGTCCACAGAAAAATCCATAACCTGTCTCCATGCCACAGGGCCACGGCGGCAAAAGGGTTCGGGCCTCGCCGCTCCTTCGGGGAGTTAGCAAAACGTTTTGCAACGTTAAGGCCCAAAACTGCGGACACCCCATAAAAGATTACTGTGGGGAGCAGGTGAATCAATGACCATAAAGCTACCGGCGCCGCAGTCAAGGTCAGTGAACGTCACCTAAGTCGTCTGCTCTCTCCGCAGAACGGCTGCCACGTGGAACTGCTCTTCCTCCGCTACATCTCCGACTGGGACCTGGATCCTGGCCGCTGCTACCGCGTCACCTGGTTCACCTCCTGGAGCCCCTGCTACGACTGCGCCCGGCACGTGGCCGACTTTCTGAGAGGGTACCCCAACCTCAGTCTGAGGATCTTCACCGCGCGCCTCTACTTCTGCGAGGACCGCAAGGCCGAGCCCGAGGGGCTGCGGCGCCTGCACCGCGCGGGCGTCCAAATCGCCATTATGACCTTCAAAGGTGCGGAGGGGGACGTCTGCTGCGCAGGCGCCGTGCGGCAGCTCTGGTTCAGGATTGCAATTCAGAATGAGAAacgtcggggcgggggggggggggggggggaatccagCCGAAAATTATCAACTAGAATTGGAGGAAAAGAATTAACGGCTTGGACACCAGGCTTTGGGGGAGATGAGAATTAAggaggaggggctgtgggggCATGAGGGGGGgaagggttttctttcttttctcttgatttgGGATCTGAGCTGTATTAAACCccatctccctccttttttttttttttaaagattatttttattgctggAATACTTTTGTGGAAAATCGTGAAAAAACTTTCAAAGCCTGGGAGGGGTTGCACGAAAATTCAGTTCGTCTATCCAGACAGCTTCGACGCATTCTTTTGGTAAGGGGCTTCTtggcttctcctttcctttctctctccaaagTCATCTTTTCCTGCAGCGacttgtgttttcctttcttatatttttcacaCTGTCGTTATGTGCGCGTGTGTGTAAATATCACTCCTTATTTTTCCCCCGGTGAAAGCctattttctggctttttttgttgttgtcgtttctCCCGCATTCGAGTTTGCTCTTCTGTTTCACAATTCAGAGCCCTCTGCCAGGATGCCTTTGCCTTCCCCTCTTTGATCCCTCACATGTCTCTTTCTTGGTTAGAGTCTCAAGAGCTGTCTTTTCCTCCTGGTAgcgttccttcctcttctcttcctgtctcttcctagtcccccccccccccccccccacttactTTCCTGCAAAATGTTACAAAGTCATCCCctgagtctccttctctttctccacagcCCCTGTATGAGGTTGATGACTTGAGAGATGCATTTCGTACTTTGGGACTTTGACAGCAGCCTCCAAGAATGTCACATATTATAAGCTATCTCTGAAGACAATGGGTAAAAGGACGATCTTTCAAGAAGTCTGTTTTTCTTCAACTCTCACTTCCTTagagtttagagaaaaaaatattcgtATACAGGGCTTGTTTAAAAAACATCTGGAAAGTAGACCAAGAGCACAGGCCCACCGAGGTAGCGGTGCAACCGGTGCAGGTTTTAATGCAACAGCGCCCTCTACTGTGAAATGGCAGAATTGCAGGGCCTGGGAGCGCCTAAAGTGTCCTGTTCTATGACTTTTAGGCTGGGAGGAAACAGAAGGTAACTCCCTAAAAGCATGGTGAGAagatcaaatattttataatcagtttcttttattattcgTTCTGAGTTTTTCAAGGATATTACTGATACATTTTTGTACTCTTTGCCTTTGGGGTTCACTTTCAAGTGAACAGACCTCCACCAGTCCATGATCTATGTAGAACCACCTAATGAAAGACTCTGGGTGATTGTAACCCCCAAACATCTTCTCAGAGCATTAATATCTAAGCATGTGCTGTCTGTTTTAATTGTCTGAGGCATGTTTTCCTGTTTGCACACACAACGGTTTTTTTCTTGGTATGGAATACGCGCGATCACCTTCAGggtattttataataaaggatCTTAAAATGAGTATGAGGACTGACAAAGACGCTCTGAAAGTTAGTTGGTGCTTCAAGTCACACATCTGGAAACACAGATCCTTTTTAAAGAAGTCCATAGTTCAGAAAACACAACCACACATTTCGCGGGTAATCAGGTAACACTTGGAGAGGGGTTGCTTCAGTGTTAAAACCAGGCACCTGTTCTCCCCGATGGGTCTGTTAACTTGAACAGTGTCAACCAGGCCAACAGGTTCCTACTTTATGTGGTGCTTCTCTCAAAGAAATGTTCACTATTTAAGAGAGTgtgataaaaagagaataatatttGGGAAGGATGACCGAGCATAGCAAAGAAAGAGTGTTTTATCCAGCAAAATGTAAGGGAGCCAGCCTATGGCACAGAGACTGCCTACGTGTAACAACTATCCTTGACTGTGAGAAAAATAGTCAAAGCAACCACGTCACTGTGCAGTTATCTCCTGGAAACCCTTGCAATGCAGATAAATAGATCCACAGGACAAGCTGAATGCACAATCGTATTGTCCTACAAATGCAAACGGGTGCCAGAGCCAGTCAATAAAAGAATATAAGTTCTTTCAACAAACTGCTAGGACAATGGATATCTATAGGCAAAAGAATCAATTTGGATCTCTACCACATGCCATAtataaaagttaactcaaaatttaTCAACTGCCTGCATGTAAGAACTACAGactataaaacccttagaagGAAACAGGTGAAAATCTTCGTGACCTTGGATTTGACAACAGTCTCTAAAATATGACACCAacagcacaagcaacaaaaggggaaaaaaatagagagattggatttcattaaaatgagaagctttggggctcctgggtggctcagtcggttgggcagccgacttcggctcaggtcatgatctcgcggtccgtgaatttgagccccgcgtcgggctctgtgctgacagctcagagcctggagcctgtttcagattctgtgtctccctctctctgaccctcccccgttcatgctctgtctctctctgtctcaaaaataaataaacgttaaaaaaaaaattaaaaaaaaaataaaatgagaagctttTGCACATCAAAGGATAGTAGGAAGGAACTGAAGAGACAGCTTGCAAAacgggaggaaatatttgcaaatagtgaGTCTAGTGtgcagaatacataaagaacgcTTATAACCCATAACAAAAGTCAACCTAATTAAAAATGACCAACAGactcaaatagacatttctccaaagaggatacACACAAATgtctaataagcacatgaaagataCCCCTTAGTCATTAGGGAACATtcttagtcattagggaaatgcaaatcaaagccacaatgagataccactcatACAATTAGGATGGTTATCAACAACAAGAAAAGCAATAATAACAATTGTTGCTAAGgctgtggagaaactggaacttcTATGTATTAACTGGCAGAAATGCACAACTGTGAGGCCACTCtgaaagacagtttggtggttcctcaaaagagaataaaagacagaattattgcatgacccagcaattgcactcctaggtatttatccaagagattaaccttttgttttttgcctttaatttaagtaatctctaaaccccacgtggggctcaaacctgtgaccctaagatcaagagtctcacactctaccgactgagccagtcaagcaCTCCTACATCCAAGAGATTAAAAGcagtgctcacttcggcagcacatacgCCAAGAGGTTAAGAGTGTTGTGTGGAAACAAAAACTTGTAAGTGAGGACTTACAGCGGGAGTATTCGTGGTAGAAAAGTAGGAACACCAAATGTCCATCAGGTGATGGGTGAATAAACAAACGTGGTATCTCCATCCAATGGTATCGTATTCGGTCATAAAAAGGAGTGAGGTACggatacatgccacaacatggacgAATCTTGGAAACATGATGCCCAGTGAAAGAAAGCCAGACAGAAAATGCCACACGGCGTACGATTCTGCCTATTTGGGAGGTCTGGAGCAAGCAAACCCACAGAGGCAAAGCTTAGTGGTTGACAAGAGGGAGAAGGGCATGAGAATCACTGAACGCATACGGCGTTTCTTTGTGGGGTGACGAAAATGGTCTAGGATTCGATAGTCGCCATTCTGAATGTACCCCCAAACCACTaacttgtatattttattttattttattatttttttttaattttttttcaacgttttttatttatttttgggacagagagagacagagcatgaacgggggaggggcagagagagagggagacgcagaatcagaaacaggctccaggctccaagccatcagcccagagcctgacgcggggctcgaactcacggaccgcgagatcgtgacctggctgaagtcggacgcttaaccgactgcgccacccaggcgcccctaacttgtATATTTTAAAGTGGCTAagatttgcgtgtgtgtgtgaatcgATAGATGAATTTACAAGTGtggattttatgttatgtgaattctatctccacttttatttatttatttatttatttatttatttatttatttttaatgttttatttatttttgagacagagagagacagagcgtgagcaggggagggtcagagagagagggagacacagaatccgaagcaggctccaggctccgagccgtgggcacagagcccgacgcggggctcaaacccacgaactgcgagatcatgacctgagccgaagtcggacgcttaaccgactgagccacccaggcgcccctctgtctccACTTTTAAAACAAGTCAGTGACTTTGGAGGTGAACCTGAATTTGAATTCTGTTTCTATGCGACAGCGGGCAAGATATGTTTAACCCATCTACAACTTTAATTTCCTATCTCTACATGGGTGACAACGTGAACTTTTCACATGTTTTTGTTAGGTATTAAATTAGAAGATAAGACAAAGTTGGTGCTCTCTCAATAATGAGCATTGCCACCCTTTCTGTTGGCAGGACAGAAACGTAAGACATCACCCTCGACATCACCCTCTACTCCCATATCCCGTCCTCCAGACTTTTATGCTAAAcacttcttgaatttatttacttttctctccctcctctactAGTACCTAAGAAAGGGcaaaataaacaccaaaacaaatgtaaaaatagcCCTTGATAATTGAAAGCTGGTCCCACACTGAGAGCCAGGCAGTATTATTTTCGTATTGGACATAAACAATCTCATAGAACACCAGCCTCAGACAAGTTCACTCGGACTgataaaatgagagaaagcaaAACCATTTCATAATTTGTCTGAGCCACCCCCCAAAATACCAAACACCGCCTCTCTGGGCTGAAAGGAATGGCTGCTGCTACTTTGCCGATTACAGCTTTATCCTTGTTCCACTCAGCCCTCCCTAAAGATTTGACACACCCAGTTGTAGAACTGACCCCATTTCCTCACCATATCTAATCTAACACAAATCCCCAGGTTCTTAGACCCTCCCTCAAATCACCAAACCAAAGCCCAGATTCTGTAATTAAATTCCAAGCCGTGAAGTGGCTCAGTAAGAGAAAACACCCTCTGACTGAGAGACTTAATGGCTTCCCATGATGTGTCTTCTCCCTCACTACAAGAGTAATAAATCCCACTGGTTCAACTTCAGGAGCTGTGTCGCTCATGGTCTTTGGACGGAGGCCATTGACACATCTCAGCTGGAACTATCGACTTCTCTAGTCTATTGTAATAGTTATGATATTCACTAATTATTACATGGTAACTGAGAAGTTTCGAGGCCACTTTTAAGCCACTGGCTTGCGCAACGAAAATTTGAGTGAAGCAATGGCCCCCAGTTGACGCAAACAGGGTCATTAAGCGACCCACCTCAAAATAGCCAGAAGCCCCAGCGAACCAATcggctacttacaaccaggcagTTTTCAAACAAGGGAAAATGCCCTATGTTCCCATACCTCCTCACTCTGCCCTCATCACTGTGGTCTCTCACCACTGCTTCCTGGCAgggtattcaataaacttctctTTAGTttgccttgggtgaattcttttaACGTCAGTGCGGTCGGCCCCCACCCAGTTGGAATGCCTCACGAGAAGCATTCTGTGGTGGTGAAGAtatggttggttttgttttgtttgagagagagaaagagagagacagaatatcctaagcaggctccacacccgacacagagctccatcccataactctgggatcatgacctgagccgaaatcaagagttgggtgctcaacagactgagccacccaggcgccccatatggttgtctttaagaaaatttcatgacaggggcacctggctggctcagtcagtagagtatgccactcttgatctcaggattttgagttcaaaccccgtgttgggtgtggagctcctttaatttttttttcatgagaaataAATGCTGGATCTGTTATTCATTCTTCCTAATATTTACTGATCAACTACTAGATGCATAGCATTGTGACCAACATAatggagattttatatatatatatatatatatatatatatatatatatatatatatatccctgtgTTCTAAAAacattccaggggtgcctgggggtctcagtcagttaagcgtccaacttcagctcaggtcatggtctcggagtttgtggtttcaggtcgcagttcattggttcaagccccgtgtccagctctgtgctggcagctcagagactggagcctgctttcagagtctgtgtctccctcgctctctgcccctcccctgctcacacatactctctctctctctcaaaaataaacattaaaaaaattttttttctaaaaaataaaagcttacgTTCCAGCCAGAAAGACTAGCCACGTACATGAAGAAAATAACTGTATGTGGTTTTAAATGGGAGTTGGGGTACTTTCTGTCGGAGAAACGGCTACttataatattttagaatttaaatacatGTTCAATTTATTAAAGATACAAATCGAAGCACCTAACTCTTAAGCCTCTATTTCAAACTTCAAGATTATCTTatatgggggggcgcctgggtggcgcagtcggttaagcgtccgacttcagccaggtcacgatctcgcggtccgtgagttcgagccccgcgtcgggctccgggctgatggctcggagcctggagcctgtttccgattctgtgtctccctctctctctgcccctcccccgttcatgctctgtctctctctgtcccaaaaataaataaaaaacattgaaaaaaaaaattaaaaaaaaaaaaaagattatcttatatgggaaaccaatttgacaataaatttcatatattgaaaaaaaaaaaagattatcttatATGATTTACAAAGCTAATTTTGTATTAAATGAGAGCAACCACTTTGACTTGCTCTTTAATATTAGAGTAGCCCAAAATAGAGATTAAACTTAAATACATCATTTTTACCATCTTAAGTTACgttgtgtattttaatttctttttttaatttgagagagagagagagagcggtggagtgggacagagggagagagaaaaagagagtctttaagttttttttttttttttagtttatttatttattttgagagagatagagacagcgtgagcaggggagaggcagagagaggtagacagagaatcccaagcactatccgtgcagagcctgatgtgggctcaaattcacgaactatgagatcatgacctgagccgaaaccaagagtcagactcttaacagactgaaccaggcgccccagcattatgtattttaatatgatGGCTTTTTAACCACTTTAAATGCTTGACAAGCAGGCGAACTTACAAGCAAATCTAACAGACAAAACCTATAAAACGTCAAAACAAATTTTGTCAACTATCCCAAACATCTCAATACTCTTTACAGGCTTAACTAAATTCCCTTAAACCGTTCAGCTTAAAATGCCAAGATCTAATATGAGATTCTTTAAATCACCTTTGTATGCACATTATCCTGAACTACAAACAAAGTTATTAATATAATTGGTTTGACCTATTTTATCACCTACAGATTCAAGCCTGGACTTTTATAGGGCTGCAAAGTAGTTAATCTACTTAAGATGATAGAACTTAACATCTAAGATGGGCTGGACAATGACAATGATATAGTTACTTTTCCATTACAACGTTTGAGATTCCAGACCAGCCATGGAATCTGAGAACGACATAGTTCCGGGTTTATTCTGTTACAGTAGGAATGGACCCGTGGGCCCTTTTATAGGGTTGATTTGTTAACAGATCTTCGACTACTCTCAGCAACTAAACAATAGTTACCCAGTTTGGGTAGATGGAATTTGACACCCCCTACCATGTTGCAACTAACTTCCATCGCTACTTGGATTTAACTAATCACCTCACTGATCGATTTGACTGTGAATTTTTTCCATAGTCTTGGCCACCATTCCATAATCTAATGTTTGGAAGTTAAATTAATATAATGCAACTACAATTCAGCTTGAGAAATTGCCAGTCACAATATGACTTAATGACAAGTGTTAACAGTGATGCTTTGGATTTCTAGAAGGAAGAGATTATTGTGGGCTGAATAAGCCAAGAAAAGATAGAGGTTGAAATTTACCTGGACCTTGGGAGAAATGTTAAATACTTTAGCATGTTTCCAAAAGTCTCTGTGAATAAAGTGATGAATGGTTCAATAGTGACCTTTATAAATTCCgttaaaagtatcttttttttaagcttgtttactttgagagagagcacatgggggcACGCAAatagaggagggcagagagagagagaaagaactccaAGCAGGGTCCCTGTTGTCAGTGCAGTGCCCCATGAGGCTCAATCTCAGACACCATGACCTTAGtggaaatctagagtcagatgcacgatggactgagccacccaggtggctcataaaagtatttaaaaaaaattttttttttttttggagagagaaagacacagagtgtgagtgtgtgggaggtgcagagagagagggagacagaatccaaagcaggctcctggctctgagctgtcagcacagagcccgatgcggggctcgaactcacggaccgtgagatcaggacctgaactaaagtcagacgcttaactgacggagccccccaggcacccttacagtattttaaatatatgtaaccTTTAACCTTACAATTTTGTTTCTAGGAAACGAATCTGAAGAAAGAAATCCTTCTCACTATCTGTACCCAAGGTTA
It encodes the following:
- the AICDA gene encoding single-stranded DNA cytosine deaminase, whose translation is MCGANALPDRVSEAAGLEASLPWPKTKKDTLESTMDSLLMKQRKFLYHFKNVRWAKGRHETYLCYVVKRRDSATSFSLDFGHLRNKNGCHVELLFLRYISDWDLDPGRCYRVTWFTSWSPCYDCARHVADFLRGYPNLSLRIFTARLYFCEDRKAEPEGLRRLHRAGVQIAIMTFKDYFYCWNTFVENREKTFKAWEGLHENSVRLSRQLRRILLPLYEVDDLRDAFRTLGL